The proteins below come from a single Cupriavidus pauculus genomic window:
- a CDS encoding pilus assembly protein has product MRSTVMRHRRSFVSLACLALLAIGNTARAQAGAAGASSVQFIDDDLTGKASRYDWIPLAGACLTAGDGTGAIPACQGHDYYRGKQQVGGTSGRLPDSPGAGALRLTNGDYRSRGSNGDGQRGAVLSKFTFPNHDGIELAFTTVTYGGDGHDRTGADGISFFLADGSLPPSIGAPGGALGYSCGNGSSENDGVAGAYLGIGIDEYGNFSNSRETTNTGVGRRPNHIVVRGAGDTNWAGLVRQFPQTYSLANDGLRSSQVRDACKTGKAGDSGRTALSNYPLLKSVSLPSVMANQQGVAMPTRGNAQPITYSLRLSQHGSLSLHYSYNGGIAKPLFEDYDIASKNGTPPATLRFGFAASTGQGSNVHEITCFKARPATRSETSAAQGTDPARRTDGGPQFYFTAHDERYWTGALTAYGVTARQDGRIQLEERPRWDASCRLTGGKCDGVVGTAAGVVPGDRTVLTWNGAQGVPFRWHSLSDAQRAALGPVNAGEASGERALDYLRGSRQDEIGRAAGGTLRKRQGLLGDISHSSPSWVGAPGASYDGPWWDRRHASEQAGEPDGSYAAFKARHAQRQHMVYVGANDGLLHGFRAGGGQPIQNDGVEALAYMPSPVVDVVRARTESYDLTSPQYAHNLFVDATPASGDLYYAGAWHTWLVGGLGGGARVDGPIADDTTSTSGMIYALDVTDPSTFREGNAAAVVLGEWSSSRLNADGICNVTQCGGHLGMVHGKPLIRRLHNGKWAVLFGNGYNSAHGSAGLFVMIVDPGKGAGAATFHYLDTGHGRAQDPLKLQRRNGIVEVTAADFDEDHITDFVYAGDLFGNVWRFDLTDSDPGKWRVRAAPLYATGGQPISTSILAAATPASGSKPRVMLIFGTGRRYEQTLSAGSAYSPGQHGMHGVWDGDLDSWNTGIHPAFQYASRSMSGTLTAADLQVQTISRLATVPGAPELRAVSTEQVCWKADGACRVARSGWRLELTATDEQILHDPTMVGSMVLFNTRIPPASGSTGQLSCTRPEAIGYSMAVRLDSGGASARSFFDVPELGATPAITVSGISLDGAGTPTTFTMNGKTYMVQQTEKGVGKLNEIHPDLGERKGRRINWARLR; this is encoded by the coding sequence ATGCGCAGCACAGTCATGCGGCATCGCCGGTCTTTCGTCTCGCTGGCCTGCCTCGCGTTGCTCGCCATCGGCAATACGGCCCGCGCGCAGGCGGGTGCCGCGGGCGCGAGCAGCGTGCAGTTCATCGACGACGACCTGACGGGAAAGGCCTCGCGCTACGACTGGATACCGCTGGCGGGTGCGTGCCTGACCGCGGGCGACGGTACCGGCGCGATTCCCGCCTGCCAGGGGCACGACTACTACCGGGGAAAGCAGCAGGTCGGCGGGACGAGCGGGCGATTACCCGATTCGCCCGGCGCGGGCGCGCTGCGTCTCACGAATGGCGATTACCGATCGCGCGGCAGCAACGGCGACGGCCAGCGTGGCGCGGTCCTGTCGAAGTTTACGTTTCCAAACCACGACGGCATCGAACTGGCGTTCACCACGGTGACGTATGGCGGCGACGGACATGATCGTACGGGCGCGGACGGCATCAGTTTTTTCCTCGCGGATGGCAGCCTTCCGCCGTCGATCGGCGCGCCCGGCGGAGCGCTCGGCTATAGCTGTGGGAACGGTTCCTCGGAGAACGATGGCGTGGCAGGCGCCTATCTTGGCATCGGCATCGACGAATACGGCAACTTCTCGAATTCCAGAGAGACGACAAATACGGGGGTCGGCCGCAGGCCGAACCACATCGTGGTACGCGGAGCGGGGGACACCAACTGGGCGGGGCTCGTCAGGCAGTTTCCGCAGACCTACTCGCTGGCCAACGATGGCCTTCGCAGTTCGCAGGTGCGTGATGCCTGCAAGACCGGCAAGGCCGGGGACAGCGGTCGCACGGCCTTGTCGAATTATCCGTTGCTGAAGTCGGTCTCGCTGCCCAGCGTCATGGCGAACCAGCAAGGCGTGGCGATGCCAACGCGCGGCAACGCGCAGCCCATTACCTACTCGCTGCGCCTGAGCCAGCACGGCAGCCTCAGTCTGCATTACAGCTACAACGGCGGCATCGCCAAGCCGCTTTTCGAGGATTACGACATCGCGTCGAAGAATGGCACACCCCCCGCCACGCTGCGCTTCGGCTTCGCGGCCAGTACCGGCCAAGGCAGCAACGTCCATGAAATCACGTGCTTCAAGGCCAGGCCGGCAACGCGCTCCGAAACCAGCGCCGCGCAGGGGACGGATCCCGCGCGGCGGACCGACGGCGGTCCGCAGTTCTATTTCACCGCGCATGACGAGCGTTACTGGACGGGGGCGCTGACCGCCTACGGCGTGACCGCGCGGCAGGACGGCCGCATCCAGCTCGAGGAGCGTCCGCGCTGGGATGCATCGTGCCGGCTCACCGGCGGCAAGTGCGACGGCGTGGTCGGGACCGCGGCCGGGGTCGTGCCGGGCGATCGGACCGTGCTGACCTGGAACGGCGCGCAGGGTGTTCCCTTCCGCTGGCATTCGCTGTCGGACGCGCAACGCGCCGCGCTGGGCCCGGTCAACGCGGGAGAGGCATCCGGCGAGCGGGCACTCGATTACCTGCGCGGTTCGCGCCAGGACGAAATCGGCAGGGCCGCGGGCGGCACGCTTCGCAAGCGGCAAGGCTTGCTCGGCGACATCAGCCATTCGAGCCCGAGCTGGGTCGGCGCCCCCGGCGCGTCCTATGATGGCCCATGGTGGGACCGGCGGCATGCCTCGGAGCAGGCAGGCGAGCCCGATGGCAGCTACGCGGCCTTCAAGGCGCGCCACGCGCAGCGGCAACACATGGTGTATGTCGGCGCCAATGACGGGCTCCTGCACGGGTTTCGCGCGGGAGGCGGCCAGCCCATCCAGAACGACGGCGTGGAAGCGCTCGCCTATATGCCGTCGCCCGTGGTCGACGTGGTGCGCGCACGCACGGAAAGCTACGACCTGACCTCGCCACAGTACGCGCACAACCTGTTCGTCGATGCGACGCCCGCTTCCGGCGATCTGTACTATGCCGGCGCATGGCATACGTGGCTCGTGGGCGGACTCGGCGGCGGCGCGCGCGTCGACGGACCCATCGCGGACGACACCACGTCCACCAGCGGGATGATCTATGCGCTCGACGTTACCGATCCATCCACCTTCCGCGAAGGCAACGCGGCCGCGGTGGTGCTTGGCGAATGGTCGTCGTCACGATTGAACGCGGACGGCATCTGCAACGTCACGCAGTGCGGCGGGCATCTCGGCATGGTGCACGGCAAGCCGCTGATCCGGCGGCTGCACAACGGCAAATGGGCGGTGCTGTTCGGCAACGGGTACAACAGCGCGCATGGATCCGCGGGGCTGTTTGTCATGATCGTGGATCCCGGAAAGGGGGCGGGCGCGGCAACGTTCCACTATCTCGATACGGGCCACGGGCGTGCCCAGGACCCGCTGAAGCTGCAGCGCAGGAATGGCATCGTCGAGGTCACGGCGGCAGACTTCGACGAGGACCACATCACCGACTTTGTCTATGCCGGCGACCTGTTCGGCAATGTCTGGCGCTTCGACCTGACCGACAGCGATCCCGGCAAATGGCGCGTCCGGGCGGCGCCGCTCTATGCGACGGGCGGTCAGCCCATCTCGACGAGCATCCTGGCGGCCGCCACGCCCGCGTCCGGATCGAAGCCCCGCGTGATGTTGATCTTCGGCACCGGCAGGCGCTACGAGCAGACGTTGTCCGCGGGCAGCGCATACTCGCCCGGGCAGCATGGCATGCATGGCGTCTGGGACGGCGACCTCGATAGCTGGAACACGGGCATTCACCCGGCCTTCCAGTACGCGTCGCGATCCATGTCGGGCACGCTGACCGCCGCGGATCTGCAGGTGCAGACCATCAGCCGGCTGGCCACCGTGCCGGGCGCGCCGGAATTGCGCGCGGTCAGTACGGAGCAGGTGTGCTGGAAGGCCGATGGGGCATGCCGCGTCGCGAGGTCGGGGTGGAGGCTCGAACTGACCGCGACGGACGAGCAGATCCTCCATGATCCCACCATGGTCGGCAGCATGGTGCTCTTCAACACGCGTATTCCGCCCGCTTCGGGTTCCACGGGCCAATTGTCGTGTACCAGGCCCGAGGCCATCGGCTATTCGATGGCCGTCCGCCTCGACAGCGGCGGCGCGAGCGCGCGCTCGTTCTTCGACGTGCCTGAACTCGGCGCGACGCCGGCGATCACGGTGAGTGGCATCAGCCTCGATGGCGCCGGTACGCCGACCACATTCACGATGAATGGCAAGACCTACATGGTGCAGCAGACGGAGAAGGGCGTCGGAAAGCTCAACGAGATCCATCCCGACCTCGGCGAGCGCAAAGGCAGACGCATCAACTGGGCGAGGCTGCGATGA
- a CDS encoding type IV pilin protein has protein sequence MSADDRARAGPVPRGFTLIEMLTVVVILGVLTAIAMPLYREHASAARRAYARATLMDIAARQARYMALQGVYADKAGQLGLPGRFPLDVLDGQPGGPLPAGARRVVWYRVSMTLRNNGEGYIASAQPVDGQRDDRCGTFTLDDAGRQSTFGGSLRPSECW, from the coding sequence ATGAGCGCGGACGACCGCGCGCGTGCCGGCCCTGTGCCGCGCGGCTTCACGCTGATCGAAATGCTCACCGTGGTGGTGATCCTCGGCGTGCTGACGGCCATCGCCATGCCGCTCTACCGCGAGCATGCCTCCGCGGCGCGCCGGGCCTATGCGCGGGCAACGCTGATGGATATCGCCGCGCGGCAGGCCCGTTATATGGCCCTGCAGGGCGTGTATGCGGACAAGGCGGGACAGCTGGGCCTGCCGGGAAGGTTCCCGCTCGACGTGCTCGACGGTCAGCCCGGCGGGCCATTGCCAGCCGGCGCGCGGCGGGTGGTGTGGTATCGCGTATCGATGACGTTGCGGAACAACGGCGAGGGCTACATTGCCAGCGCCCAACCCGTCGACGGACAGCGCGACGACCGGTGCGGCACCTTTACGCTCGACGACGCCGGCCGGCAATCGACCTTCGGCGGCAGCCTGCGTCCGTCGGAGTGCTGGTAG
- a CDS encoding pilin: MIELMVVVAIIGVLAAIAVPQYQDYTSRTQMTRALGELSAYKTGVEDHLLRGETAIISKDIGYVQSNLTAVYDPNAASLWKYDTATKTGTLKVTMGQRANTSVNGATIELNRAADGTWTCVIKPATMDGWKDSYKPSNCT; this comes from the coding sequence ATGATCGAACTGATGGTCGTGGTGGCCATCATCGGCGTGCTCGCCGCCATCGCCGTGCCGCAGTATCAGGACTACACCTCCCGTACGCAGATGACGCGCGCGCTCGGTGAACTGTCCGCCTACAAGACCGGTGTCGAAGATCACCTGCTGCGCGGGGAGACCGCGATCATCAGCAAGGACATCGGCTATGTGCAGTCGAACCTCACGGCGGTGTACGACCCGAACGCGGCGTCGCTGTGGAAGTACGACACGGCGACAAAGACCGGCACGCTGAAAGTGACGATGGGTCAGCGGGCAAACACCTCGGTCAATGGCGCGACCATCGAACTCAACCGGGCAGCGGACGGCACGTGGACCTGTGTCATCAAGCCCGCGACGATGGACGGCTGGAAGGACTCGTACAAGCCTTCGAACTGCACCTGA
- a CDS encoding pilin has translation MFASRTPTAQAGFTLIELMVVVAVIGILAAIAVPQYQEYTARTQMTRAVSELAAYKTAVEDHLGRGITRPTSIDLGYVDSTLAGAIRTDGLWTYTPSAKTGYLRINLGGRASNVIHGAAIRLDRSAEGAWRCTVTPPANAVAWRASYVPADCTVAASP, from the coding sequence ATGTTTGCAAGCCGTACACCCACGGCCCAGGCCGGCTTTACGCTGATCGAGCTGATGGTCGTGGTGGCCGTGATCGGCATTCTTGCCGCGATCGCCGTGCCGCAGTACCAGGAATACACCGCACGCACCCAGATGACACGCGCGGTGTCCGAACTCGCCGCCTACAAGACGGCGGTGGAAGATCACCTTGGCCGCGGCATCACCAGGCCCACGAGCATCGATCTCGGCTATGTGGATTCCACCCTTGCCGGTGCGATCAGGACGGACGGCCTGTGGACCTATACACCGTCGGCCAAGACCGGCTATCTGAGGATCAACCTGGGCGGACGCGCCAGCAACGTGATCCATGGCGCCGCCATCCGGCTCGACCGCAGCGCGGAAGGGGCGTGGCGGTGCACCGTTACGCCGCCGGCGAATGCCGTGGCATGGCGGGCGTCTTATGTGCCCGCCGATTGCACGGTCGCCGCGTCGCCTTGA
- a CDS encoding type IV pilus secretin PilQ, with protein MKSRRWRRVLGTGAALTPALAAHVAFAQSNFVRQVESTEQSGQTTFVIEMQSAIVDKPLDFITEKPARIAFDFDDTGFAAGRARYKYDNRLLNGADVVETGGRTRVVLDLKRSVPYHTAVQDNKLIVTLDPPAALAATPGITTTAARKDAASSSFAGQRMTLNFQNVSVRSLLQVFGEFTGLNIITSDSVQGNLTLRLNDVPWDQALQIVLDAKGLDSRRNGNVIWIAPKMELAEKEKLEFESRHQVSELEPLRSEVFRMNYQRADDIRRMLVGEGGAQGALRMLSKRGALTADIRTNQLFVSDVASKLEEVRAFIAKIDIPVRQVLIEARIVEANDDFSRNLGVKLGFAARSNGANYGSEYGNVVPTFGAGNGGGGSGGGDATTGAPAISFPAGALLGSNPAALAFSLFNANASRFLALEISALEADGKGKIISSPRVVTADNIKALIEQGTELPYQSATSSGATSVSFKKANLKLEVTPQITPEGKVILDVDVNKDSPGIATSSGIAIDTKHVRTQVLVDNGGTVMIGGIFMEDDRKQETKVPLLGDLPLIGYLFKNDARVKNRKELLVFLTPRVHADLELEPKFANAR; from the coding sequence ATGAAATCCCGTCGCTGGCGGCGCGTGCTTGGAACAGGCGCGGCGCTCACTCCCGCGCTGGCCGCGCACGTGGCGTTTGCACAGAGCAATTTTGTCAGGCAGGTGGAGTCCACCGAACAGAGCGGCCAGACCACGTTTGTCATCGAGATGCAGTCCGCCATCGTGGACAAGCCGCTCGACTTCATCACCGAGAAACCCGCGCGCATCGCGTTCGACTTCGACGATACGGGGTTCGCCGCGGGCCGCGCGCGCTACAAGTACGATAACCGGCTCCTCAATGGCGCGGATGTCGTGGAGACCGGCGGCCGCACGCGCGTCGTGCTCGATCTCAAGCGCTCGGTGCCGTATCACACCGCGGTCCAGGACAACAAGCTGATCGTCACGCTGGATCCGCCCGCGGCGCTGGCGGCAACCCCGGGCATCACCACCACCGCGGCGCGGAAGGATGCCGCCTCGTCGTCGTTCGCGGGGCAGCGCATGACGCTGAACTTCCAGAATGTCTCGGTGCGTTCCCTGCTACAGGTGTTCGGCGAGTTCACGGGCCTCAACATCATCACCAGCGACTCGGTGCAGGGCAACCTCACGCTGCGGCTCAACGATGTGCCGTGGGATCAGGCGCTACAGATCGTGCTCGACGCGAAGGGGCTCGATTCCCGCCGCAACGGCAACGTGATCTGGATCGCACCGAAGATGGAACTCGCGGAGAAGGAGAAGCTCGAGTTCGAGTCGCGGCATCAGGTCAGCGAACTCGAACCGCTGCGCAGCGAGGTCTTTCGCATGAACTATCAGCGCGCCGACGATATACGGCGGATGCTGGTCGGCGAAGGCGGCGCGCAGGGCGCGCTGCGCATGCTGTCGAAGCGCGGCGCGCTGACGGCCGATATCCGCACGAACCAGCTGTTCGTCTCCGACGTGGCCAGCAAGCTCGAAGAGGTGCGCGCGTTTATCGCCAAGATCGATATCCCCGTGCGCCAGGTTCTGATCGAAGCGCGCATCGTGGAGGCCAACGACGACTTCAGCCGCAACCTCGGCGTGAAGCTCGGCTTTGCCGCGCGGTCCAACGGTGCCAACTATGGCAGCGAGTATGGCAACGTCGTGCCGACATTCGGTGCCGGTAACGGCGGTGGCGGTAGCGGAGGGGGCGACGCGACGACGGGCGCGCCCGCCATCAGCTTTCCGGCGGGCGCGTTGCTGGGCTCGAACCCCGCCGCGCTGGCATTCAGCCTGTTCAATGCAAACGCGAGCCGCTTCCTTGCCCTCGAAATCTCCGCACTCGAGGCCGACGGCAAGGGCAAGATCATCTCGAGCCCGCGCGTCGTCACGGCCGACAATATCAAGGCGTTGATCGAGCAGGGTACCGAGCTGCCCTACCAGTCGGCCACGTCGAGCGGTGCCACGTCGGTGAGCTTCAAGAAGGCCAACCTCAAGCTCGAGGTCACGCCGCAGATCACCCCCGAGGGCAAGGTCATCCTCGATGTGGACGTCAACAAGGACAGCCCCGGCATCGCAACGTCGAGCGGCATCGCGATCGACACCAAGCATGTGCGCACACAGGTGCTGGTGGACAACGGGGGTACCGTCATGATCGGCGGCATCTTCATGGAGGACGACCGCAAGCAGGAAACCAAGGTGCCACTGCTGGGCGATCTGCCGCTGATCGGCTACCTGTTCAAGAACGATGCACGCGTCAAGAACCGGAAGGAGCTGCTGGTGTTCCTGACGCCACGCGTGCACGCCGACCTCGAACTGGAGCCGAAGTTCGCCAACGCGCGATAG
- a CDS encoding pilus assembly protein PilP yields the protein MMSGDPHRSLVPRFRRLCAGVLATFALTACQTSDEEKLRKWLDTTKRASAGEPAELAALPTTPAQAPVSPTDIDPFAIARLAAPARSASSHPEAERRREPLEDFPLESIQMVGVLERGGRKVAVLRIGDQLHHVGVGQHMGLRHGRVTRITDQEIALRELVLEGETDWKEQMTSLKLEASSS from the coding sequence ATGATGTCCGGCGATCCACACCGCTCCCTCGTGCCGCGCTTCCGCAGGCTGTGCGCCGGCGTGCTCGCCACGTTCGCGCTGACCGCCTGCCAGACCTCGGACGAAGAGAAGCTGCGCAAATGGCTCGACACCACGAAACGTGCCTCCGCGGGAGAACCGGCCGAGCTCGCCGCATTGCCGACCACGCCCGCGCAGGCGCCTGTCTCCCCCACCGATATCGATCCGTTCGCGATCGCGCGCCTCGCCGCGCCCGCGCGTTCGGCCAGTTCTCATCCCGAAGCCGAGCGCCGCCGCGAGCCCCTCGAGGACTTTCCGCTCGAGTCCATCCAGATGGTCGGCGTGCTGGAACGCGGCGGCAGGAAGGTGGCCGTTCTGCGCATCGGCGATCAGCTCCACCACGTCGGCGTGGGGCAACACATGGGCCTGCGCCATGGCCGTGTCACGCGCATTACCGATCAGGAGATCGCGCTGCGCGAGTTGGTTCTCGAAGGCGAAACCGATTGGAAGGAACAAATGACTAGTCTGAAGCTGGAGGCATCCTCATCATGA
- a CDS encoding type 4a pilus biogenesis protein PilO codes for MKIPAYLGELIAQFRDLDVRDPASWEAAPRAVLSVCAGLATFAAGWFLLIGDGMDALQRMRAEHETLRESYRVRIRQIANLPALRARKEEVALRVAAAERQLPGRTEMDALLADINHAGLLRGLQFELFKPEVARIASSFAEIPIRIRVTGRFADLAGFSGDLATMSRIVSMRDLAIQHNKSGALAMEADVIAYRLLESGERSAQAEGKQ; via the coding sequence ATGAAGATCCCTGCTTACCTTGGCGAACTGATTGCCCAGTTTCGCGACCTCGATGTGCGGGACCCGGCCAGCTGGGAGGCGGCGCCGCGCGCCGTGCTGTCGGTGTGCGCGGGCCTGGCGACATTCGCCGCGGGCTGGTTCCTGCTGATCGGCGACGGCATGGACGCGCTGCAGCGCATGCGCGCCGAGCACGAGACGCTGCGCGAATCGTATCGCGTACGGATTCGCCAGATCGCGAATCTTCCCGCGCTGCGCGCACGGAAGGAAGAAGTCGCGCTGCGCGTGGCCGCCGCGGAGCGGCAGTTGCCGGGCCGTACGGAAATGGACGCGCTGCTCGCGGATATCAACCATGCGGGTCTGCTGCGCGGCCTGCAGTTCGAACTGTTCAAGCCCGAGGTGGCGCGCATCGCGAGCAGCTTCGCGGAGATTCCGATCCGCATTCGCGTGACGGGCCGTTTCGCGGACCTCGCGGGCTTCTCCGGCGACCTTGCCACGATGTCGCGCATCGTCTCGATGCGCGATCTCGCCATCCAGCACAACAAGTCCGGCGCACTGGCCATGGAGGCCGATGTCATTGCCTATCGCCTGCTCGAATCGGGCGAACGTTCCGCGCAGGCGGAGGGCAAGCAATGA
- a CDS encoding PilN domain-containing protein: MKPTSATPSLAAPTTAMGAGSGTMNALPIVDSINLLPYRDQLRQAQRREAAVMLAIACGIAIVGLLAAQTVVTHATDNVARLNTVLNEELREIDNRVGEIRTLEEEMQVLLARQSAIAVLQRERMQAPLLLAQLTDFVPPTVYVSTLAQKAGVVTLTGVSASNQEISALLANMGRTAGVRDPQLMESRTSTTDGAGGARPARRTTFDFTVRFTHDGPQKTADDTRS, translated from the coding sequence ATGAAACCGACATCGGCCACACCTTCGTTAGCGGCGCCGACCACCGCCATGGGCGCCGGCAGCGGGACGATGAATGCACTGCCCATCGTGGACAGCATCAATCTGCTGCCCTATCGCGATCAGTTGCGACAGGCCCAGCGCCGCGAGGCGGCCGTCATGCTCGCCATCGCCTGTGGCATCGCGATCGTGGGGCTGCTCGCCGCGCAGACCGTGGTGACGCATGCGACGGACAACGTGGCCCGGCTCAACACCGTCCTCAATGAGGAACTGCGCGAAATCGACAACCGGGTCGGCGAAATCCGCACGCTCGAGGAGGAAATGCAGGTGCTTCTGGCGCGCCAGAGCGCCATCGCGGTCCTGCAGCGCGAACGCATGCAGGCGCCCCTGCTGCTTGCGCAGCTGACGGACTTCGTGCCGCCCACCGTCTACGTCTCGACGCTGGCGCAGAAAGCCGGCGTCGTGACGCTGACAGGCGTCTCTGCCTCCAACCAGGAGATCTCCGCATTGCTCGCGAACATGGGCCGGACGGCCGGCGTTCGCGATCCGCAACTGATGGAGTCGCGCACCAGCACGACCGACGGCGCCGGCGGCGCGCGCCCCGCACGCCGTACCACCTTCGATTTCACCGTCCGGTTCACCCACGACGGCCCGCAGAAAACCGCCGACGACACACGCTCATGA
- the pilM gene encoding type IV pilus assembly protein PilM, with product MVGVDIGASSVKVVEISAARGGRAMTLHRCASELLEKGAVVNGSLVQVDAVAKALASALRKARIHTNTATLALPHSLTECSTVSLPDNLSHDEFSVEVEHEAQRLYPPSEPINYDHGVIAHNRDTKSLTVQVVAARRDSVEERIFAAEMAGLKPVAIEVEEMSIHRLMASRARVLADGQARPGIEVLVHLGATRSAALFYQGTTPVHREQINSTGEQLTESCARAFRQDMRKAEIHKRKNTLPREWRVQILKPSLELLAMEVQSAISSFAARSTLGAVDHILLCGGHASLPGLDEAVQAQTRIATEIFDPFAHMTIGRHVNPRYFERDLPAQIVGAGLGLRGVAHP from the coding sequence ATGGTCGGCGTTGACATCGGCGCGTCCAGCGTCAAGGTAGTCGAGATATCGGCCGCGCGCGGCGGCCGCGCCATGACGCTGCACCGTTGTGCCAGCGAGCTGCTGGAGAAAGGCGCCGTCGTCAACGGCAGCCTCGTGCAGGTCGATGCCGTGGCGAAGGCGCTTGCCAGCGCGTTGCGCAAGGCCCGCATCCATACCAACACGGCCACGCTCGCGCTGCCGCATTCGCTGACCGAATGCTCCACGGTGTCGCTGCCGGACAACCTCAGCCACGACGAATTCAGCGTGGAGGTCGAGCACGAAGCGCAGCGGCTCTATCCGCCGTCGGAGCCGATCAATTACGACCACGGCGTCATCGCGCACAACCGCGATACCAAGAGCCTGACGGTGCAGGTGGTTGCCGCGCGGCGCGACTCCGTGGAAGAGCGCATCTTCGCCGCGGAAATGGCCGGTCTCAAGCCGGTCGCCATCGAAGTGGAAGAAATGTCGATCCATCGCCTGATGGCATCGCGTGCCCGCGTTCTCGCCGACGGCCAGGCGCGGCCCGGCATCGAGGTCCTCGTCCACCTCGGCGCCACCCGCTCTGCCGCGCTGTTCTATCAGGGCACCACGCCCGTGCATCGGGAGCAGATCAACAGCACCGGCGAACAGCTGACCGAAAGCTGCGCGCGCGCATTTCGCCAGGACATGCGCAAGGCGGAGATCCACAAGCGAAAGAACACGCTGCCACGCGAATGGCGCGTGCAGATCCTCAAGCCGTCCCTCGAACTGCTGGCGATGGAAGTCCAGAGCGCCATCAGCAGCTTCGCGGCGCGCTCCACGCTCGGCGCCGTCGATCACATCCTGCTGTGCGGCGGCCATGCATCGCTGCCGGGTCTCGACGAAGCCGTGCAGGCGCAGACGCGCATCGCCACCGAGATCTTCGATCCATTCGCGCACATGACCATCGGCCGGCATGTCAATCCGCGCTACTTCGAGCGCGATCTGCCCGCGCAGATCGTCGGCGCGGGCCTGGGTCTTCGCGGAGTCGCGCACCCATGA
- a CDS encoding VacJ family lipoprotein — translation MPARLASFPTTSRPLAAAALTAAALLASGCASGPQANKDDPLEPMNRVVFKVNDTVDQYVAVPIAKGYQKVTPEPARTAVTNFFSNLADVGNFANNVLQGKGVEAAETLMRVAINSVLGIGGLIDIATPAGLSKHSQDFGLTLGVWGVPSGPYLVLPLFGPSSFRDGVGLGASFYLDPAHYLDPAWRNSLFGVNVVSTRANLLGATDLLSQAALDKYAFVRDAYRQRRQYLIESGSGKLPAYEDEDDDAAPAAGAFGGAPGAASAPAAPAPVKSTTTPADSSETPRQ, via the coding sequence ATGCCCGCCCGTCTCGCATCCTTTCCCACCACCTCCCGTCCGCTGGCTGCCGCCGCGCTGACGGCCGCCGCGCTCCTCGCATCCGGCTGTGCCTCCGGCCCACAGGCCAACAAGGACGATCCGCTCGAACCGATGAACCGCGTCGTCTTCAAGGTCAACGACACCGTGGACCAGTACGTCGCGGTGCCGATCGCGAAGGGCTACCAGAAGGTGACACCGGAACCGGCGCGCACGGCGGTGACGAATTTCTTCTCGAACCTCGCGGATGTCGGCAACTTTGCCAACAACGTGCTGCAGGGCAAGGGCGTGGAAGCCGCGGAAACGCTGATGCGCGTAGCCATCAACTCGGTGCTCGGCATCGGCGGCCTGATCGATATCGCGACGCCGGCGGGCCTGAGCAAGCATTCGCAGGACTTCGGCCTGACGCTCGGCGTGTGGGGCGTGCCCTCGGGTCCGTACCTCGTGCTGCCGCTGTTCGGTCCGAGCTCGTTCCGCGATGGCGTCGGCCTTGGCGCGAGCTTCTATCTCGATCCCGCGCACTATCTGGACCCGGCGTGGCGTAACTCGCTGTTCGGCGTGAACGTGGTGAGCACCCGCGCGAACCTGCTGGGTGCTACCGACCTGCTCTCGCAGGCGGCGCTCGACAAGTATGCGTTCGTGCGCGATGCCTACAGGCAGCGGCGCCAGTACCTGATCGAAAGCGGCAGCGGCAAGCTGCCCGCGTACGAGGACGAGGACGACGACGCGGCGCCCGCCGCGGGCGCGTTCGGCGGTGCGCCGGGCGCGGCGTCCGCACCGGCGGCGCCGGCCCCGGTGAAGTCGACGACCACGCCCGCGGATTCCTCGGAAACGCCCAGGCAATAA